In one window of Neisseria subflava DNA:
- a CDS encoding immunity 8 family protein, which translates to MINLELKAINLYDCAFEDFVPEIKDNFCVGIDLDIGTDDSDAADIFSVRICSPKWILHNCFQNQRVKWGAGMMIMNEFNHSVIKSEIEKILKECSKETWEKSLTYLLRFFSWEFEDYQC; encoded by the coding sequence ATGATTAACCTAGAATTGAAAGCCATCAATCTTTACGATTGTGCCTTTGAAGATTTCGTTCCCGAAATCAAAGACAATTTTTGTGTGGGAATTGATTTAGACATAGGAACTGATGATAGTGATGCTGCAGATATATTTTCTGTTCGCATATGCTCTCCTAAATGGATTTTGCATAATTGTTTCCAAAATCAAAGGGTTAAATGGGGAGCGGGTATGATGATTATGAATGAATTTAATCATTCTGTTATTAAATCGGAAATTGAGAAAATTCTTAAAGAATGTTCAAAAGAAACTTGGGAAAAGTCATTGACTTATTTACTTCGTTTTTTTTCGTGGGAATTTGAAGATTATCAGTGCTAA
- the tal gene encoding transaldolase — translation MTILSDVKALGQQIWLDNLSRSLVQSGELAEMLKQGVCGVTSNPAIFQKAFAGDALYADEVAALKQQDLTPKQRYETMAVADVQAACDVCLAEHESTGGKTGFVSLEVSPELSKDAQGTVEEARRLHAAIGRKNAMIKVPATDEGIEALETLVSDGISVNLTLLFSRAQTLKAYAAYTRGIAKRLEAGHDVSHIQVVASFFISRVDAALDATLPDHLKGKVAIALAKAAYQDWAQYFGSSEFAALTEKGANRVQLLWASTGVKNPAYPDTLYVDSLIGAHTVNTVPDATLKAFIDHGTAKATLTEGADEARARLAEIAALGIDVETLAARLQEDGLKQFEEAFEKLLAPLV, via the coding sequence ATGACTATTTTATCGGACGTTAAAGCATTAGGACAACAAATCTGGTTGGACAATCTCTCCCGTTCGCTGGTACAAAGCGGCGAGTTGGCAGAAATGCTGAAACAAGGTGTGTGTGGCGTAACTTCCAATCCTGCCATTTTCCAAAAAGCCTTTGCCGGAGACGCGCTGTACGCCGATGAAGTAGCCGCGCTCAAACAACAAGACCTAACCCCGAAACAACGCTACGAAACCATGGCGGTTGCCGATGTGCAAGCCGCTTGCGACGTATGCCTTGCCGAACACGAATCCACCGGCGGCAAAACCGGCTTCGTCAGCCTCGAAGTTTCGCCTGAATTGTCCAAAGACGCGCAAGGTACGGTTGAAGAAGCGCGCCGCCTGCACGCCGCCATCGGCCGTAAAAATGCCATGATTAAAGTACCGGCAACCGACGAAGGCATCGAAGCGCTTGAAACCCTCGTTTCAGACGGCATCAGCGTCAACCTGACCCTGCTTTTCTCCCGCGCCCAAACCCTCAAAGCCTATGCGGCCTACACGCGCGGCATTGCCAAACGTTTGGAAGCGGGACACGACGTTTCCCATATCCAAGTTGTCGCCAGCTTCTTTATTTCCCGTGTCGATGCCGCATTGGATGCCACCCTGCCCGACCACCTCAAAGGCAAAGTCGCCATCGCGCTGGCCAAAGCCGCCTATCAAGATTGGGCGCAATACTTCGGCAGCAGCGAATTTGCCGCACTTACCGAAAAAGGTGCCAACCGCGTGCAACTTTTATGGGCATCCACCGGCGTGAAAAACCCTGCCTATCCTGACACTTTATACGTTGACAGCCTGATTGGCGCCCATACCGTCAACACCGTTCCCGATGCCACACTTAAAGCCTTTATCGACCACGGCACGGCCAAAGCCACGCTGACCGAAGGCGCGGACGAAGCACGGGCGCGGCTCGCCGAAATTGCCGCGCTCGGCATAGATGTCGAAACCTTGGCGGCGCGTTTGCAGGAAGACGGTTTGAAACAGTTTGAAGAAGCGTTTGAAAAACTGCTCGCACCGTTGGTTTAA
- a CDS encoding LytR/AlgR family response regulator transcription factor — MPSAIIVEDEVLAAERLRVLLEECNVVLLNVFHHAMPALEWLSVHEVDIVFADIGMPEIDGLEFVERIKRTAKRQPEIVFTTAYEEHALRAFELAAADYLLKPIKMTRLQTALDRIIEKNREKADSFTHFKVYNRERMVEIPWQQARYLMAEHKTVYLFTGDGHSYELPKTLVYWEELLGDKVIRIHRNALVFRHTLDSLIRLDDDENDEYASTWGAKILDIPTPLPVSRRQLSTLRKIIKNSI, encoded by the coding sequence ATGCCAAGTGCCATTATTGTAGAAGACGAAGTATTAGCAGCAGAACGCTTACGTGTATTATTGGAAGAGTGCAATGTCGTACTGCTCAACGTCTTTCACCATGCCATGCCAGCATTGGAGTGGCTGAGCGTCCACGAAGTCGACATCGTCTTTGCCGACATCGGCATGCCGGAAATCGACGGTCTCGAGTTTGTCGAACGCATTAAGCGTACCGCCAAGCGCCAGCCGGAAATTGTATTCACCACAGCCTATGAAGAACACGCCCTGCGCGCGTTTGAGCTGGCTGCCGCAGACTATCTGCTCAAACCAATCAAAATGACCCGCCTGCAAACCGCGCTTGACCGCATCATCGAGAAAAACCGCGAAAAAGCAGACAGTTTCACCCATTTCAAAGTGTACAACCGCGAACGCATGGTTGAAATCCCATGGCAACAGGCGCGTTACCTGATGGCGGAACACAAAACCGTCTATCTGTTTACCGGCGACGGCCACAGCTACGAATTACCGAAAACATTGGTTTACTGGGAAGAATTGCTGGGCGATAAAGTCATCCGCATCCACCGCAATGCCCTCGTCTTCCGCCACACCCTCGACAGCCTGATTCGACTGGACGATGACGAAAACGACGAATACGCATCCACATGGGGTGCTAAAATTCTCGATATTCCAACTCCGTTGCCTGTCAGCCGCCGACAACTGTCCACCCTGAGGAAAATCATTAAAAACAGCATCTAA
- the gluQRS gene encoding tRNA glutamyl-Q(34) synthetase GluQRS: MYTGRFAPSPTGLLHIGSLLTAVASYADARAHQGKWLVRIEDLDPPREMPGAAADILRTLEAFGFEWDGEVAYQNRRYDLYQDTLNRLKAAGLVYPCYCSRKDWQAAATHGADGFVYNGRCRNPQQRPDTQNKTPAWRIQVPDRVIGFSDGIVGHYAQNLAHDIGDFVLLRADGYWAYQLAVVADDADQGITHIVRGQDLLVSTPRQIYLQQCLGVPTPAYAHLPLLTNNQGQKWSKQTLAPALDLNQKEQLLRQVLTYLNLPDAPTVNRPQELLDWAVVHWQMDKIPKSSIITD, encoded by the coding sequence ATGTACACAGGACGTTTTGCCCCCAGCCCGACCGGGCTGCTCCACATCGGCTCGCTGCTGACCGCCGTCGCTTCCTATGCCGACGCGCGCGCTCATCAGGGCAAATGGCTGGTCCGCATTGAAGACCTTGACCCCCCGCGCGAAATGCCCGGCGCCGCTGCCGACATTTTGCGCACGCTCGAAGCTTTCGGTTTTGAGTGGGATGGCGAAGTCGCCTATCAAAACCGCCGTTACGACCTGTATCAAGACACCCTCAACCGCCTCAAAGCAGCCGGGCTGGTGTATCCCTGCTATTGCAGCCGCAAAGACTGGCAGGCGGCGGCAACACATGGCGCAGACGGATTTGTATATAACGGCCGTTGCCGCAATCCTCAGCAAAGACCCGACACGCAAAACAAAACTCCGGCATGGCGCATTCAAGTTCCCGATCGCGTGATCGGTTTTTCAGACGGCATTGTCGGACATTACGCACAAAATCTGGCACACGATATCGGCGATTTTGTCCTGCTTCGTGCCGACGGCTATTGGGCATATCAGCTTGCCGTGGTTGCCGACGATGCCGATCAAGGCATAACGCATATTGTCCGCGGTCAGGACTTGCTCGTTTCCACGCCGCGCCAAATCTATCTGCAACAATGCCTCGGCGTTCCCACACCGGCCTACGCCCACCTTCCCCTATTGACCAACAATCAAGGACAAAAATGGTCGAAACAAACCCTTGCCCCGGCTTTGGATTTGAATCAAAAAGAACAACTCCTACGCCAAGTCCTAACCTACCTCAACCTACCCGATGCACCTACCGTGAACCGTCCGCAGGAATTGCTTGATTGGGCGGTGGTACACTGGCAAATGGACAAAATCCCAAAATCGTCCATTATCACAGACTGA
- a CDS encoding IS5 family transposase, translating to MSTFFQQTAQAIIAKHIDRFPLLKLDQVIDWQPIEQYLNRQRTRYLRDHRGRPAYPLLSMFKAVLLGQWHSLSDPELEHSLITRIDFNLFYRFDELGIPDYSTLCRYRNWLAQDDTLSELLELINCQLTEKGLKVEKASAAVIDATIIQTAGSKQRQAIEVDEEGQVSGQTTPSKDSDARWIKKNGLYRLGYKQHTRTDAEGYIEKLHITPANTHECNHLSPLLEGIAEGTTVYADKGYDSAENRQHLEDHRLLDGIMRKAHRNRPLTEAQTKRNRYLSKTRYVVEQSFGTLHRKFRYARAAYFGLIKVSAQSHLKAMCLNLLKAANRLSVPVAA from the coding sequence ATGAGTACCTTCTTCCAGCAAACCGCCCAAGCCATAATCGCCAAACACATCGACCGCTTCCCACTATTGAAGTTGGATCAAGTGATTGATTGGCAACCGATCGAACAGTACCTGAATCGTCAAAGAACCCGTTACCTCCGAGACCACCGCGGCCGTCCCGCCTATCCCCTGTTGTCCATGTTCAAAGCCGTCCTGCTCGGACAATGGCACAGCCTCTCCGATCCCGAACTCGAGCACAGCCTCATCACCCGCATCGATTTCAACCTGTTTTACCGTTTTGACGAACTGGGCATCCCCGATTACAGCACCTTATGCCGCTACCGCAACTGGCTGGCGCAAGACGACACCCTGTCCGAATTATTGGAACTGATCAACTGCCAACTGACCGAAAAAGGCTTAAAAGTAGAGAAAGCATCCGCCGCCGTCATTGACGCCACCATTATTCAGACCGCCGGCAGTAAACAGCGCCAGGCCATAGAAGTCGATGAAGAAGGACAAGTCAGCGGCCAAACCACACCGAGTAAAGACAGCGATGCTCGTTGGATAAAGAAAAACGGCCTCTACAGACTCGGTTACAAACAACATACCCGTACCGATGCAGAAGGCTATATCGAGAAACTGCACATCACCCCCGCCAATACCCATGAGTGCAACCACCTGTCACCTTTGCTGGAAGGGATAGCCGAAGGTACGACCGTCTATGCCGATAAAGGCTATGACAGCGCGGAAAACCGGCAACATCTGGAAGACCATCGGTTGTTAGACGGCATTATGCGCAAAGCCCACCGCAACCGTCCGCTGACGGAAGCGCAAACCAAACGTAACCGATATTTGTCGAAAACCCGTTATGTGGTCGAACAAAGCTTCGGTACGCTGCACCGTAAATTCCGCTACGCCCGGGCAGCCTATTTCGGGCTGATTAAAGTGAGTGCGCAAAGCCATCTGAAGGCGATGTGTTTGAACCTATTGAAAGCGGCCAACAGGCTAAGTGTGCCTGTTGCCGCCTAA